From one Zhongshania sp. R06B22 genomic stretch:
- the rnhA gene encoding ribonuclease HI yields the protein MNKVPEKVEIFTDGACRGNPGPGGWGALMRYQGKESNLFGGEAATTNNRMELMAAIEGLRALKRPCEVAITTDSQYVRLGITEWMVNWKKRGWKTAAKKPVKNADLWQQLDAATQGHNIEWHWVKGHSGHRENDIADMLANRGIDELEKA from the coding sequence ATGAACAAAGTCCCAGAGAAAGTTGAAATCTTTACCGATGGCGCCTGCCGCGGTAATCCAGGCCCCGGTGGATGGGGTGCGTTAATGCGGTATCAGGGAAAAGAGAGCAATTTGTTCGGCGGTGAAGCAGCCACCACCAATAACCGTATGGAGTTGATGGCAGCGATTGAAGGCTTGCGGGCATTAAAACGTCCCTGCGAGGTGGCTATAACCACGGATTCCCAATACGTGCGGCTCGGGATCACTGAGTGGATGGTGAACTGGAAAAAGCGTGGTTGGAAAACAGCGGCTAAAAAACCGGTTAAAAACGCTGACTTATGGCAGCAACTAGATGCTGCGACCCAAGGGCATAATATTGAATGGCACTGGGTGAAAGGGCATAGCGGCCACCGTGAAAACGATATTGCCGATATGCTCGCCAATCGCGGCATTGATGAATTAGAGAAAGCCTGA